The DNA segment tttgaaaattctataaacttgtcctgcggtccttaacaatattataaagctattggaaaaaaaaattataattttctaattttccatgaatattttatgaattggtCCTCAACCCTATattaagcaaaaaaaaaaaaaagaataacttGGAGTTCGAGTTTATCTATGCTAAATTTGACACTTGGAACGTGTCCAGAATGTCTAAAAATACTAGAATCGACTGTACTATTGACAAGGTTCCGGATCGCCGTCGGCACTGGTCTGCTGAACTCGAAACTCCACGGCCAGGTGAACTATTATCGATTCGATTGCACTTATATGATGCCcaaaatttttcaataattatcataaaattatttataaattttttagagTTGAAAAAGCTCGAAattctcaccaagcgatctggaccaTCCAATGATCTCATTTTTCAAACGGTGTCTGATTGGATCGAGACTGGTTCTATCTCGAAGATTTTGccgtcctgagtccatcggtggtctcAGATTTTTGATCCGACGGTCGAATCGCTTGGAAAATGGCCGGAAAGCCATTGTTGTCACTTTCTCTCTCTTCGTTTCTCTCCAGAAACTTTATCATTCTGGGCATGGCTGGAGTTGAGGGAAGCTTGGATCGCAGGCATTGGTGGCCGGAATCGATCGGAAAACGGCctgaatctctctctctctctctctctctctctcttctttttctctcactTCCTCCCTGCCGCCTGCTGTCGTGGGCTGCCGCTGCCTGACATCGTCCTGAGGTGGGGGAGTCCCACTAGTGCCTCGCGTGACCCTAGTGCTGGCCGGTTGGCAGGAAAATGAGAGGGAGAAAGTGAGGGGGAGGGAGTGACGCAGGAgagaaaagggggggggggggggggagggggggcaAATGCGTTTTAATTTTTGggttttttgtttttaattacaTAGCTACTCTCTAAAGTTTCATAAGTTATTCACTTAGGTCcaaatttttaattctttgaaattttagttttcaaTTAAAACAACaatgatgatgataataataataataataataataataataataataataataataataataataataataataataataataataaatgaaaaaaaaatgatacccatttaacaaaaattaccattatgaaaatattaatttaaatccataaataaaatatcaatagattATTAACtcagtaaaagaaaaataaaaatatatttattagaaaAATTGAGTTGTTATATTAACCTTGATTTTTTAACTTTCTACTAAACACACTTTAAATTTGAAAAGTCATcggtaaattataatataatatttgaaattttattttattaacaaaatagttCATCcaactaaattttatatttaaaaagaaagCCAAATGGCAGAATCAATCCAAACCAtcgttctctctctctccctcatttCCACTCTCTCACACACATCACATAAAAATTCTAgagtaataaaatatgtatacctatcaagaaaaggaaaaagtctaatatattttttttggtAGATAATGTATGAGATTGGAACTGAGTTTGGCGTTGATGGAGCTGGGTTTTGTAGGTGGCAAAGCTTTGTGTATTAGGTTTTGTCCATTttctgagagagagagagtatcaaataaaaattttgaataaaatgaGCAATACACACAAATATTATTCCACCATTTGatctttttttaaaatataaagtttaatcaattgactattttattaatcaaacataattttagttattatattataatttatcatttttttttaaattcaatttaacccTTGTGACAAATCTTAAAAATTTAACTAttttatacaaaattaataattatggATATAAACATGAATTTACCTAAACGTTTGACATTTTTAGTTCAATTGGCCTATTAGAGAAATGGAAGGAAAACATTAATCATAATGAAAATAGAAAGAGAAAGAAGTGAAGAGAAAACGAACTGAGCGAAAGAGAGgaagatttcaattctgcagcatCAGTGGTAGTGGTGGATGTGGCTATGGCACAGAAGAATTGCATTGACCGAGGAGAAAGAGATAATCGGGGGCGTTGCAGAAACTATTGGCACTTCTCGAAAGAGCAGACACATTGAAAAATCGAGCAAACTTACACTGCGTTTCCGTATTCGAATATTAAATCCTATCGAAAGAGTTTTCTTTCAATTTTCGTTACCGTCCCATGAGCCATATGGCCTGATTGAATTATACAAAATTCTTGTTGTCCACGCGATTGCATATTTTCAAAGTATGATGAGTATAATTtggtttattaaatttattaaatataaaattttaatttatttaaaattttgattcaattagaTTTtcgtttttaaaattttcaatttaactgaTTCAGTTTTTATTGAAaggttttttcaaaatttaaccgAACTCCAATATAAGAATATTGCTTTTTGGCCTAGAGTTGGTGGCTTTATTTATTTGTTTCTTTATTTATTCGCGCCACGTCGCTTTTCTTAAAGACTTGAGAGTCTCAATTTCATAACGCTCTGGAGCCAGACTCGGACTCCCAAGTCTTAACCTCATCTCAGTTTCATGCtactcttcctcctttttcttctttccttgtCTCACCCACCGCCAAAGCCACTCTCTATTTGCCACTAAAATAGCAGAACACACTAACGTTGCCCGCTTTTACTTCCACTTTGCCTTACCTAGCAAATGGCTACACCCTTTCGTACCATACACACTGCCTCCACAATGTTGAGTTCTGTGATGTAGCTGCACATATGTAATTCAGTCGGCTTCGTTGATAATTTGCTTTATTCTTTGGGTATCCACTTTGCTGCACATGCTCACACGGGTTCTCACCGACTCTAAAAATGCAAGAAaagagtttaaaaaaaaaaaaaaaaacagttgaTTACCATAAAATttgtcaaaattaattaattagtaattaAATTAGGGCCGAGGAGTTAGGTATATTGGTCTCTTCAGCATATTGTTTAACCTACGGATAAATGGCCGAGTACATGCATGAGGCATTAGCCTGATCCTTAGTACCTTGTAAAGATTCCCCAAGCGGTAAATTAATTATTGTTTAAACTTTAAACTGCTCTTGTTTCGAGTAAAAATCAACGATAGCTAACAGAAGCCTTCAGCATCCCAACACAACAAGAAGTTATAACTTCATATTGCCAAGGCCATATAGAGAATTATAAAACCtcaaagtaaaaatttttattttataaattcatCAAGTTAACAACTATCATTGTCCGTGCAATTTCTTAATTACAAACTCTTCTAGTTTCCAGCTGCCATTATAGTAGGGAACATATGTTATCAAATATAATGACCAACCGATCACCTCTGGTTCTTGAAGGACTGCAGAAAATATCACATGCAATTAGAGCAGCAAACCAAAACATTTCCACTATCATAAATAAAACTACTATGTTGCTTTTCAAGAATTGGAACATGTAAGATGCCattgggaaaaaaaaaagtttggaaAAAAAAAACTGTTCTGTTGTTTTGATATTCTTGTAACTAAAACATGTCAAACCTTAATTTTAAATCAACTTTTATTACTCTAATACTCTAAATGCTCATTTGGCATTGTGGTTTAGGAGCCAAAAAGTGCTTTTAGAAAAAGCACCATTTTAGATGATAGCTCCAATAGGATGCTAAACAGaccttaattaatatattttttaaaaaatgttttttcTTAATAGTAATGCCAAACAAACCCCATATAACAGCAACTCACCTCCATGTTCTTGGAGAAATCTTTCATCTGCTCAGCAAGTTCTTGCCTTTTTTTCTCAGCTGCATTAACAGGGCATTACAATGCAACATCAGTTTAAAAGAACATCTGTGACTTGAAATGCAACTCCAAATTGCATATATGTAAGCATACATACCAATGTTTGAAATATCCTCGATCTTCCTAGATGTTCTCACTGCAAACCTCTGAAATGCAGGACTGCCACCAGAAAATAAAGAATAAAGGTTCATGAAAGTCAATGGCATCTCCTCATCTAAAGGTTATTTGATTTCAAACATTAAAAAAAAGCAAGCATGCCAACTATCAATTATAGGAGACGCAGAAGTAGACAACTACCCATATCTTGGCTTAGTGTCACTAGAGTGTTACTAAGAAATTAAACACCGCAGCGTATCCTCCATTGAACTTGCTGTTCATAGCAAATAAGGGAAAGATgaggaagaaaagagagagagagagagagagagagagagaaggaagggGCCTCAACCTCCTCAGATTTTAAATTAGGCGATCATATCAGCAATCTTTTCAAGCCTATGGAGTAATCATTGGCAGTTGTAAAAGGCAGTGAAGAAAACAGATACAGATCTATTGATTAGGTACCAGCATTCACCGTGCATATAAACTACATAATACAAATAACATCAATCTACACATATAAAACCAACAATCCAAAGGGTTCATTTTGATTATTAAGCATTAATTTTAAGTTTGTAAGTTCAAAATGGAACACCTGAAAGGGGCAGATTATATGCAGTTCAAGGAAGAAAAACAAATGTCCACCAACATGATATTGATCATCTTGACTAACAGAAGACAACAAATCGATATTACCTCAGTCCATAGATCAATTCAAAAAGGAATAATAATGGTTCAATTAAGTTGAAATAAGTGGGAGAAAGAAAATATGCTGAGATATTATACAAATATAATGTGCTGTTTATGGAGAATTTCTCAAACTTCCTCATTGTTAGCCTCAGCAATCTGTTTAGGAACGGGTTAGCCAATAGGCAATAGCTATAGAAAAAGCATTAACCAACTAATTCTGTTAGATATGCTACGCATTATTATCCATCTATATTGGTGAACCAAAATTCATTAACCAGAATGAGGTTGAAAAGACAAAGCCTGAGCCCCTGAAGATGTTAACTGATATGGCCATATCAGCTGTGAAGTAAACATAGATCCACATTCAAGTAGCATTCACCCAAGCATATCATTAGATCGACTACCtcctataattattaaaaatttagatctCAAACAACAGATAAATGACCACTCAATAATTTATAGCTATTCAATTGAGAATAAGCCTTGATGAATTCTCCTTAGTAACACTTCAAAGAAGAAACATGCTAATATAACAAACAACTGAGTACAAAAATCAAATTAGTTCCATTCCTTGGAAGGCCAAAGTAAGGAGCCGGGGAAATATATTAGAATATTAAAAAACAAAAAGGCTCGGCTTATGGCAAAATTTTCTCAAACATCCAACCATGCACTGCAAAGCATTTAACACTGCAGGCAAAATGACTTGGAAGCTTTGAGAATTTTTCGCTTCAGGGAGCAAACTGTTTCAGAACTGGCTAGTCCCAGCAACCTAAAAGAAAAGCTTCAAATGACCAAGTTGACAAGTCATTGAAGCTTAAAAAAATTGTTTGACATCACAAATCAAGTACAATAATATATCAATCTTCCAACAATTAAAATAATGAAGTGGGAGATTAGTATTAATAGAATAAGAGAAGATAATAGCCTAAGTAACAAATCTACCAGAGTGAATCAGAAATTAAGATATCATATTGGCAAGATAAAAGTTATAGCACAAATGCTTATCATTTCCGATCTTTTTCCATTGTCCCACAAAGAAAGAAAAGAGGAAGGGAGGGAGAAGATAACAAAATAACAAAACTTCAgtttaataaaatgaaatgattggtTCTACTGAGCTTAAAAAGAAGCTTTAATCAACATCTTAACAAATCCAGCCAAAGTATCATAccaaacatattaaaaaaaaaaaaaagtaataaaagtGCCAAAAGAAAAGTGCTCCTGAAGTAAAAATCTTCTCAAGCCTCAAAATACCATAGTGCATCACATGGTACACCACAGTCAACACAATACGAAGACATGAGGCACTTTAGCTTCAAATGAACGAACCAATGAGGAACTTATAAATCCCCAGTGGTCAGAGAAAGaagccttaatcccaaactagttaAGGGTCGACTATATGGATCCCAGGTCCACATCAATATAAGCCTATCCAAAAcacattgagagagagagagagagagagagagagagagagaactgtGTCCCAAAAACAATAAATAGATAGCAAACATgaaagagaatgaagaaatatgggAAGGAGATGGAAGCGACAATACCTGTTAGCTAGACCATTGACGACAAGCTCATTAACGACATAAGATATTACTCTGTGCATGAAATTTCCACCCGCCATAGCCCTTTTATTCGATTATTATCACCTCTATCAAAC comes from the Hevea brasiliensis isolate MT/VB/25A 57/8 chromosome 5, ASM3005281v1, whole genome shotgun sequence genome and includes:
- the LOC110639192 gene encoding uncharacterized protein LOC110639192 isoform X2, which encodes MAGGNFMHRVISYVVNELVVNGLANSPAFQRFAVRTSRKIEDISNIAEKKRQELAEQMKDFSKNMESFKNQR
- the LOC110639192 gene encoding uncharacterized protein LOC110639192 isoform X1, which produces MAGGNFMHRVISYVVNELVVNGLANSPAFQRFAVRTSRKIEDISNIAEKKRQELAEQMKDFSKNMEVSCCYMGFVWHYY